AACTGTTTCAAGGACTTTTTCTTTTTACCGATTACAAATCAACTTATATAATATCAATACAAGATAAACACTTATACCTATTAAATGTTGTGAGACTCATTGTTCCATACGGAATAATGAGTCTCTTTTGCTTTTTGCAAAAGTGCGGTATACACAAATTTATGGTTTAGGAGTGATTTATTATGAAGGGAAAGCAATTTGAAAATTGGAAAACAAATGAGTTTATAATGATTCATCAGTCAAAACTAATACCGTTTGATGAGCAGCCGTATAAAGTTCTTTTTGATAAAAGTATGGAAGAACTTATTACAAGCATTAAAGAAAACGGCATTTTGTCACCGATTATCGTCCGTAAACTTGATAATGAGCAATTTGAAATTATTTCCGGACACAGGAGAGTTGCAGCGGGTAAGATTGCAAAAATACACAAGTTTCCGGCGCAGGTGATGGAGCTTAATGATGACGAAGCAGCGATACTTCTTGTTGACTCGAACCTGCAAAGAGAAAACATTCTTCCCAGTGAAAAGGCATTCGCATATAAGCTAAAACCTGATGCAATGAAAAGGCAGGGTATGCGGACGGATTTAACCTTGTCCCAAAATGAGACAAGGATGCGC
This genomic interval from Qingrenia yutianensis contains the following:
- a CDS encoding ParB/RepB/Spo0J family partition protein — its product is MKGKQFENWKTNEFIMIHQSKLIPFDEQPYKVLFDKSMEELITSIKENGILSPIIVRKLDNEQFEIISGHRRVAAGKIAKIHKFPAQVMELNDDEAAILLVDSNLQRENILPSEKAFAYKLKPDAMKRQGMRTDLTLSQNETRMRSDMQLAKQVGESRNQVQRYIRLTYLIDKLLEMVDNKRMPFTVGVELSYLGSKAQAYIAEILEYDEIMLSVGQASRIKSLSKDGKIDEDKILSVIYDKNPRRLISQLRISKSENTFR